Proteins co-encoded in one Myxococcales bacterium genomic window:
- the groL gene encoding chaperonin GroEL (60 kDa chaperone family; promotes refolding of misfolded polypeptides especially under stressful conditions; forms two stacked rings of heptamers to form a barrel-shaped 14mer; ends can be capped by GroES; misfolded proteins enter the barrel where they are refolded when GroES binds): MAKEIKFDQDARSKLLAGVDGLANAVKVTLGPKGRNVIIDKSFGSPTVTKDGVTVAKEIEFEDKFENMGAQMVKEVASKTSDVAGDGTTTATVLAQAIYREGSKLVVAGMNPMDLKRGIDAAVIVVSESLTKLSKATRDTEEIAQVGTISANNDETIGEIIAEAMNKVGREGVITVEEGKSLETELDVVEGMQFDRGYLSPYFVTDPEAMEVALEEPLILLHEKKISNMKDLLPLLEQIARQGRPLLIVAEDIDGEALATLVVNKIRGTLNVAAVKAPGFGDRRKAMLQDMAILTGGQVIAEELGLKLENVTVKDLGKAKSIIIDKDNTTVIDGGGTKKDIEGRCAEIRAQVEETSSDYDREKLSERLAKLVGGVAVVKVGAATESEMKEKKARVEDALHATRAAVEEGIVPGGGVALIRAQKDLDKLELEGDQAAGVEIVRKAIEIPLRYIAENAGVEGSIVVDKVKRLRGAHGFNALTEEYEDLLKAGVIDPTKVVRISLQNAASVAGLLLTTEAMIADAPEEGGGGGMGGGMPGMGGGMPGMM, encoded by the coding sequence ATGGCCAAAGAAATTAAGTTCGACCAAGACGCCCGTTCGAAGCTGCTCGCCGGCGTCGACGGGCTCGCTAACGCAGTCAAGGTGACCCTCGGCCCGAAGGGCCGCAACGTCATCATCGACAAGAGCTTCGGTTCTCCCACGGTGACGAAGGACGGTGTCACGGTCGCCAAGGAAATCGAGTTCGAAGACAAGTTCGAGAACATGGGCGCCCAGATGGTGAAGGAAGTTGCCAGCAAGACGTCCGACGTCGCCGGTGACGGAACCACGACGGCCACCGTGCTCGCACAGGCGATCTACCGCGAGGGTTCCAAGCTCGTGGTCGCCGGTATGAACCCGATGGACCTGAAGCGCGGTATCGACGCCGCAGTCATCGTTGTTTCCGAGTCGCTGACCAAGCTCAGCAAGGCCACTCGCGACACTGAGGAAATTGCGCAAGTCGGCACCATCTCGGCAAACAATGACGAGACGATCGGCGAAATCATCGCCGAGGCGATGAACAAGGTGGGACGCGAAGGCGTGATCACAGTCGAAGAGGGCAAGAGCCTCGAGACCGAGCTCGACGTGGTCGAGGGCATGCAGTTCGATCGCGGTTACCTCTCGCCCTACTTCGTGACGGATCCGGAAGCGATGGAAGTCGCTCTCGAAGAGCCCCTGATCCTTCTTCACGAGAAGAAGATCTCCAACATGAAGGATCTCCTCCCGCTGCTCGAGCAGATTGCCCGCCAGGGTCGTCCGCTGCTGATCGTGGCTGAGGACATCGACGGCGAGGCCCTGGCCACGCTGGTGGTGAACAAGATCCGTGGCACGCTGAACGTCGCCGCCGTCAAGGCGCCCGGCTTCGGTGACCGCCGCAAGGCAATGCTCCAGGACATGGCGATCCTCACGGGTGGTCAGGTCATTGCTGAAGAACTCGGCCTCAAGCTCGAGAACGTGACGGTCAAGGATCTCGGCAAAGCCAAGAGCATCATCATCGACAAGGACAACACCACCGTGATCGACGGTGGCGGGACCAAGAAGGACATCGAAGGCCGCTGCGCGGAAATTCGCGCACAGGTCGAAGAGACTTCTTCAGACTACGACCGGGAGAAGCTCAGTGAGCGTCTCGCCAAGTTGGTCGGCGGTGTTGCAGTCGTGAAGGTCGGCGCCGCAACCGAGTCGGAGATGAAGGAAAAGAAGGCTCGCGTCGAAGACGCACTGCACGCAACCCGTGCCGCCGTAGAAGAGGGCATCGTGCCCGGTGGTGGTGTGGCGTTGATTCGCGCCCAGAAGGATCTCGACAAGCTCGAACTCGAAGGTGATCAGGCTGCGGGTGTCGAGATCGTGCGCAAGGCGATTGAGATTCCTCTGCGATATATCGCCGAGAACGCCGGGGTCGAGGGCTCGATCGTCGTGGACAAAGTGAAGCGCTTGAGGGGAGCCCATGGCTTCAACGCTCTCACCGAGGAGTACGAAGACCTGCTCAAGGCTGGTGTGATTGATCCGACCAAGGTCGTTCGCATCTCGCTCCAGAATGCAGCCAGTGTTGCAGGTCTGCTTCTCACGACCGAAGCCATGATCGCTGACGCGCCCGAAGAGGGTGGCGGTGGCGGAATGGGTGGCGGAATGCCCGGCATGGGCGGCGGAATGCCCGGCATGATGTAA
- the groES gene encoding co-chaperone GroES, with translation MKIRPLQDRILVKRIDEEDKSKGGIIIPDSAKEKPQEGRVVSVGSGRVAEDGTVRPLDVKKGDRVLFGKYGGTEVTVGGEEHLIIREDDILGIIE, from the coding sequence ATGAAGATTCGTCCGCTCCAAGATCGCATTCTCGTGAAGCGCATCGACGAGGAAGACAAGTCAAAAGGCGGGATCATCATTCCCGATAGCGCCAAAGAGAAACCCCAGGAAGGAAGGGTTGTTTCAGTTGGCAGTGGCCGTGTGGCCGAGGATGGCACCGTGCGTCCCCTGGACGTAAAGAAGGGCGACAGAGTTCTGTTCGGCAAGTACGGCGGAACGGAAGTCACTGTCGGCGGTGAAGAGCACCTCATCATTCGCGAGGACGACATCCTCGGGATCATCGAGTAG
- the lexA gene encoding transcriptional repressor LexA has translation MALTRRQREIFDFISSFVDEQGYSPSLEEIAAHFGLSSVATVHKHVQHLVEKGLLRKAWNRSRSVEPVPLHERTDERTDERTDERTDERTDERTDERTQERTEQAEDAGITMLPLVGTVAAGTPIEAIENSETTAVPSEMAGRPGESFVLRVRGDSMIEDQICSGDLVVVEKRSEARNGQTVVALIDGSDATLKRFYHFKDKDGDQVKLVPANEKMEPIVVAAERVTIQGIVRGLLRTY, from the coding sequence ATGGCACTCACGAGACGACAGCGAGAAATCTTCGATTTCATTTCCTCGTTCGTGGACGAACAGGGCTACTCCCCGAGCCTGGAAGAGATCGCCGCGCACTTCGGGCTCTCGTCCGTCGCCACCGTGCACAAGCACGTGCAGCACCTGGTGGAAAAGGGCCTGCTGCGAAAGGCGTGGAATCGATCGCGCTCGGTCGAGCCCGTGCCTCTACATGAAAGAACAGATGAAAGAACAGATGAAAGAACAGATGAAAGAACAGATGAAAGAACAGATGAAAGAACAGATGAAAGAACCCAGGAAAGAACAGAGCAGGCGGAAGACGCCGGGATCACGATGTTGCCGCTGGTCGGCACAGTCGCTGCGGGGACACCCATTGAAGCGATCGAGAATAGCGAGACCACGGCGGTCCCCAGCGAGATGGCCGGTAGACCCGGTGAGAGCTTCGTACTCCGGGTGCGGGGAGATTCGATGATCGAGGACCAGATCTGCAGCGGCGATCTCGTCGTCGTGGAAAAACGCTCCGAGGCGCGCAACGGACAGACGGTCGTCGCCCTGATCGACGGCAGTGACGCCACCCTCAAACGCTTCTACCACTTCAAAGACAAAGACGGGGACCAGGTCAAGCTGGTTCCGGCCAACGAGAAAATGGAGCCGATCGTGGTGGCCGCCGAGCGCGTCACCATCCAGGGCATCGTGCGCGGCCTGCTGCGCACCTATTAG